The proteins below are encoded in one region of Nitrospira sp.:
- a CDS encoding YebC/PmpR family DNA-binding transcriptional regulator, whose protein sequence is MGGHSHWATIKRHKSAVDAKRGKIFTRIIRELTIAARSGGDPDGNPRLRLAIAKAKEANMPGDTMKKAIQRGTGELPGVTYEEFTLEGYGPGGTAVLMEITSDNRNRTVAEIRSLLTKNGGNMAEAGAVAWQFHKKGVLVVEKGKVEEDALLTIALEAGAEDVKVGDKAFEVLTSPQDFEAVKKALSDAKIDYTLAELNFIPQNTIALEEKAAEHMLKLMEILDEHDDVQKVHANFDISDEVMEKVAAATA, encoded by the coding sequence ATGGGGGGCCATAGCCATTGGGCAACAATCAAGCGGCATAAGTCGGCAGTGGATGCCAAGCGGGGAAAGATTTTCACCCGTATTATCCGTGAATTGACCATTGCCGCCCGGTCAGGCGGCGACCCCGACGGCAACCCGCGGTTGCGGCTGGCCATCGCCAAGGCTAAGGAAGCCAACATGCCCGGCGATACCATGAAGAAAGCGATCCAGCGGGGCACCGGCGAACTACCCGGCGTCACCTATGAGGAGTTTACCCTGGAGGGATACGGCCCTGGGGGGACGGCGGTGCTGATGGAAATTACGTCGGACAACCGCAATCGCACGGTCGCGGAAATTCGTAGCCTGCTGACCAAAAATGGCGGCAACATGGCGGAAGCCGGTGCCGTCGCCTGGCAGTTTCACAAAAAAGGCGTCTTGGTCGTGGAAAAAGGCAAGGTCGAAGAGGACGCGCTGCTCACCATCGCCTTGGAGGCAGGCGCCGAAGATGTGAAGGTGGGCGACAAAGCTTTTGAAGTGTTGACCAGCCCGCAAGACTTCGAAGCGGTGAAGAAAGCCCTCAGCGATGCGAAGATCGACTATACGCTTGCCGAATTGAACTTCATTCCCCAGAATACGATTGCGCTTGAGGAGAAAGCCGCAGAACACATGTTGAAGCTCATGGAGATTCTGGACGAACACGATGACGTCCAGAAGGTGCATGCCAACTTCGACATCTCTGATGAAGTGATGGAGAAAGTTGCCGCTGCGACCGCGTAA
- the ruvA gene encoding Holliday junction branch migration protein RuvA, translated as MIALLTGHLAFKAPSHVTLDVHGVGYEVLIPLSTYYSLPNQHESVTLSIHTHVREDAIQLYGFLTAAEKVAFLLLTSISGIGPKLGLSVLSTLSVQDLFSAIQASDVEKLGTVSGIGKKSAARIALELKDKVARLHPVNSAGEGGQQQSVSPLYDDALSALVNLGYRQPDVKEALKRVEKSGAMAQGLEQVIREALKDLAKG; from the coding sequence ATGATCGCCTTACTGACGGGCCACTTAGCCTTCAAGGCGCCTTCGCATGTGACGCTCGATGTGCACGGCGTCGGCTACGAAGTGTTGATTCCCCTCAGTACCTACTATTCCCTGCCCAATCAGCATGAATCCGTCACGCTCAGCATCCACACCCACGTGCGGGAGGATGCAATTCAACTCTACGGCTTTCTCACGGCGGCTGAGAAAGTGGCGTTTCTTCTCCTGACCAGTATCTCCGGGATCGGGCCAAAGTTAGGACTGAGCGTCCTCTCCACGCTGTCCGTGCAGGATCTCTTCTCGGCCATCCAAGCCAGTGATGTCGAAAAGCTTGGCACCGTGTCGGGGATCGGCAAAAAGTCTGCCGCCAGAATTGCCTTGGAGTTGAAGGATAAGGTGGCGCGACTCCATCCGGTGAACTCCGCAGGAGAGGGGGGGCAGCAGCAGTCGGTGAGCCCGCTGTATGACGATGCGCTGTCGGCGTTGGTGAATCTCGGGTATCGGCAGCCGGACGTGAAGGAGGCGCTCAAGCGGGTGGAGAAGTCCGGCGCGATGGCGCAGGGCTTGGAGCAGGTGATTCGAGAGGCACTCAAAGACCTTGCCAAGGGGTGA